One genomic window of Pirellulales bacterium includes the following:
- the kdpA gene encoding potassium-transporting ATPase subunit KdpA, which translates to MFWILPTLVLVIATVVAIPLGYFQAWIFDTDFRPPRLLAWFERRVDTGPQKWQKYLMALLTFNVFAFLIGFAVLALQPFHPHFLNPDGKGMLAPSTIFNTMCSFLSNTNLQHYSGEAHLSYGSQLFAIAWSQFISPVIGLAALVAMIRGLRGDPHMGNFYVDMWRGVVYLFLPVALVIAVMLMACGMPMTMKGNVDVATVEAGAMGHADDGAAKPQAIARGPVAAVVAIKQIGTNGGGFFGTNSAHPFENPNGWSNLIECVCIIMLPIACLVMFGRMLRNMPHARVIYGVMFVLSVATVVWCIRWDTARPNPGLTGLKNSKSYDVDAPMADGGKIALSVPALAGLPVDQSLGNLEGKELRFGTAAGATWVAFTTNTSNGSANCSHDSLNPLACITPLTGMWLNCIWGGVGVGLINLLVYLIIGVFLAGLMVGRTPEYLGKKVEAREMKLASLALLIHPLMILAPAGLFVATDWGLKTEGNPGSHGFYEILYEFTSASANNGSECGGVGNTFGFNNPDANPSPPAIYAVPLDIATGLVMLISRFIPIIAPVAIAGYLAVKKPTPFTVGTLRTDTLTFGFVILGTILLVGALLFLPAAVLGPVAEHLGPMPFGN; encoded by the coding sequence ATGTTCTGGATTTTGCCGACACTTGTTCTTGTCATTGCCACGGTCGTGGCGATTCCACTGGGATATTTTCAGGCATGGATATTCGATACCGATTTCCGTCCGCCGCGGCTTTTGGCATGGTTCGAGCGCCGCGTCGACACCGGTCCGCAGAAGTGGCAGAAGTATTTGATGGCGCTGCTGACTTTCAATGTATTCGCGTTTCTGATTGGTTTCGCGGTGTTGGCCTTGCAGCCATTTCATCCCCATTTTCTCAATCCCGATGGGAAGGGGATGCTCGCGCCGAGCACGATTTTCAACACGATGTGCTCGTTCTTGAGCAACACCAATTTGCAGCACTACTCCGGCGAAGCGCATTTGTCGTATGGCAGCCAGTTGTTCGCCATCGCCTGGAGCCAATTCATCAGCCCTGTGATCGGGCTGGCAGCGCTGGTGGCAATGATCCGCGGACTGCGCGGCGATCCCCATATGGGCAATTTCTATGTCGACATGTGGCGCGGCGTCGTCTATCTGTTCTTGCCGGTGGCGCTCGTTATCGCGGTGATGTTGATGGCCTGCGGCATGCCCATGACGATGAAAGGCAATGTCGACGTAGCGACGGTCGAGGCCGGCGCGATGGGCCATGCCGACGACGGAGCCGCCAAACCGCAAGCAATCGCTCGTGGACCGGTCGCGGCCGTGGTGGCGATCAAGCAAATCGGCACCAACGGCGGCGGATTTTTTGGAACCAACTCCGCCCATCCCTTCGAGAATCCGAACGGATGGAGCAACTTGATCGAATGCGTGTGCATCATCATGCTGCCAATCGCTTGCCTCGTGATGTTCGGCCGAATGCTGCGGAATATGCCGCACGCTCGTGTGATCTACGGCGTCATGTTCGTCCTCTCGGTCGCGACGGTCGTGTGGTGTATCCGCTGGGACACCGCACGGCCTAACCCCGGCCTTACCGGTCTGAAGAATTCCAAGAGCTACGACGTCGATGCGCCGATGGCCGACGGGGGCAAGATCGCCCTGAGCGTGCCGGCGCTGGCCGGTTTGCCGGTCGATCAATCGCTGGGGAATTTGGAAGGGAAGGAGCTCCGCTTCGGCACGGCCGCGGGAGCCACCTGGGTCGCGTTTACCACCAACACCTCCAACGGCTCGGCCAACTGCTCGCACGACAGCCTCAATCCGCTCGCCTGCATCACGCCGCTCACCGGAATGTGGCTCAACTGCATTTGGGGCGGCGTCGGCGTCGGCTTGATCAACTTGTTGGTCTACCTGATCATCGGCGTGTTTCTCGCCGGATTGATGGTCGGTCGAACGCCCGAGTATCTCGGCAAGAAAGTCGAGGCCCGCGAGATGAAGCTCGCCTCGCTCGCGCTGTTGATCCATCCGCTGATGATTTTGGCGCCGGCCGGTTTGTTCGTCGCCACCGACTGGGGACTGAAAACCGAGGGCAACCCTGGCTCCCACGGATTCTACGAGATTCTCTATGAATTCACGTCCGCCTCGGCCAACAACGGATCGGAATGCGGCGGCGTCGGAAACACATTCGGCTTCAACAATCCCGACGCAAATCCATCGCCGCCGGCCATCTACGCCGTGCCCCTGGATATCGCGACCGGCCTTGTAATGCTCATCAGCCGATTCATTCCGATCATCGCCCCGGTGGCCATTGCGGGCTATCTGGCGGTCAAGAAACCAACGCCGTTCACCGTGGGAACCTTGCGCACCGACACGCTGACTTTCGGCTTCGTGATATTGGGAACCATCCTGCTCGTGGGAGCCCTTTTGTTCCTCCCCGCGGCCGTGCTGGGGCCGGTGGCGGAGCATTTAGGACCAATGCCGTTTGGAAACTGA